A part of Kitasatospora acidiphila genomic DNA contains:
- a CDS encoding acyl carrier protein, which yields MAHTQDDVLSGLADIVNEIAGIPTEDVALDKSFTDDLDVDSLSMVEVVVAAEERFDVKIPDDEVKNLKTVGDAVDYILKNAA from the coding sequence ATGGCTCACACCCAGGACGATGTTCTGTCCGGTCTCGCCGACATCGTCAACGAGATTGCCGGCATCCCGACTGAGGACGTCGCGCTGGACAAGTCCTTCACCGACGACCTGGACGTCGACTCGCTCTCCATGGTCGAGGTCGTCGTGGCCGCCGAGGAGCGCTTCGACGTCAAGATCCCGGACGACGAGGTCAAGAACCTGAAGACGGTCGGCGACGCGGTCGACTACATCCTCAAGAACGCCGCCTGA
- a CDS encoding beta-ketoacyl-ACP synthase III, which produces MTAVPQIRPTTGAAHSRIHGVGGYRPVRVVPNSEVLEWIDSSDEWIRTRSGITERRWAGPDESVAEMSVQAAGKAIAQAGITPDQIGAVIVSTVSHFKQTPAVATEISLKLGCPTAPAFDISAACAGFGYGLNLADGMIRGGSAEYVLVIGVERLSDMTDIHDRSTAFIFGDGAGAAVVGPSTTPGIGKVIWGSDATQKDLITQTEAWDTAFAKPDAINGSSDDEARWPFLRMDGQPVFRWAVWEMAKVAQQALDAAGITADQLGAFIPHQANMRITDAMIKALKLPASVPVARDIAETGNTSAASIPLAMERMLQTGEAKSGDLALIIGFGAGLVYAAAVVTLP; this is translated from the coding sequence ATGACCGCAGTCCCGCAGATCCGTCCCACCACCGGTGCGGCCCACTCCCGGATTCACGGGGTCGGCGGCTACCGTCCGGTCCGCGTGGTCCCCAACTCCGAGGTGCTGGAGTGGATCGACTCCTCCGACGAGTGGATCCGCACCCGCAGCGGCATCACCGAGCGCCGCTGGGCCGGCCCGGACGAGTCGGTCGCCGAGATGTCGGTGCAGGCCGCCGGCAAGGCGATCGCCCAGGCCGGGATCACGCCCGACCAGATCGGCGCCGTGATCGTCTCCACCGTCTCGCACTTCAAGCAGACCCCCGCGGTCGCCACCGAGATCTCGCTGAAGCTGGGCTGCCCGACGGCGCCGGCCTTCGACATCTCGGCCGCCTGCGCCGGCTTCGGCTACGGCCTCAACCTGGCGGACGGCATGATCCGCGGCGGCAGCGCCGAGTACGTGCTGGTCATCGGTGTCGAGCGGCTCAGCGACATGACGGACATTCACGACCGTTCCACCGCCTTCATCTTCGGTGACGGCGCCGGTGCGGCCGTGGTCGGCCCGTCCACCACGCCCGGCATCGGCAAGGTGATCTGGGGTTCGGACGCCACCCAGAAGGACCTGATCACCCAGACCGAGGCCTGGGACACCGCCTTCGCCAAGCCGGACGCGATCAACGGCAGCTCGGACGACGAGGCGCGCTGGCCGTTCCTGCGGATGGACGGCCAGCCGGTCTTCCGCTGGGCGGTCTGGGAGATGGCCAAGGTCGCCCAGCAGGCCCTGGACGCGGCCGGGATCACCGCCGACCAGCTCGGCGCCTTCATCCCGCACCAGGCCAACATGCGCATCACCGATGCCATGATCAAGGCCCTCAAGCTGCCGGCCTCGGTGCCGGTGGCCCGCGACATCGCCGAGACCGGCAACACCTCCGCGGCCTCCATTCCGCTGGCCATGGAGCGAATGCTGCAGACCGGCGAGGCCAAGAGCGGTGACCTCGCACTGATCATCGGGTTCGGGGCGGGTCTCGTGTACGCGGCGGCAGTCGTTACCCTCCCTTAG
- a CDS encoding ACP S-malonyltransferase: MLVIVAPGQGAQSPGMLAPWLELDGVADRLHGWSEAAGIDLVHYGTEADAEEIKDTAVAQPLLVATGLMTTRALFPDEEQARKLVGAVAGHSVGEITAAALAGVFDAKDALTFVRERGRAMAEAAAATATGMIAVLGGDPEEVAAKLAEHNLVAANNNGGGQIVAAGSLDALEALRADPPAKAKLIALKVAGAFHTDYMAPGVTRLAELAPTLSVSDPVVRYLSNKDGEVVAGGAEVLSRLVAQVANPVRWDLCMETIGQLGATCVIELAPAGTLTGLIKRNVKGVATLALKSPADLDKARELIAEHATEELSA; this comes from the coding sequence GTGCTCGTTATCGTCGCCCCTGGACAGGGTGCTCAGTCCCCCGGAATGCTCGCTCCCTGGCTGGAGCTGGACGGTGTCGCCGACCGGCTGCACGGCTGGTCGGAGGCGGCCGGGATCGACCTGGTGCACTACGGCACCGAGGCTGATGCCGAGGAGATCAAGGACACCGCCGTCGCGCAGCCGCTGCTGGTCGCGACCGGCCTGATGACCACCCGGGCCCTGTTCCCGGACGAGGAGCAGGCCCGCAAGCTGGTCGGCGCGGTGGCCGGCCACAGCGTCGGCGAGATCACCGCCGCGGCGCTCGCCGGGGTCTTCGACGCCAAGGACGCCCTGACCTTCGTGCGCGAGCGCGGCCGGGCGATGGCCGAGGCCGCCGCGGCGACCGCGACCGGCATGATCGCGGTGCTCGGCGGCGACCCGGAGGAGGTCGCGGCCAAGCTCGCCGAGCACAACCTGGTGGCGGCGAACAACAACGGTGGCGGCCAGATCGTGGCCGCCGGTTCCCTGGACGCGCTGGAGGCCCTGCGGGCCGACCCGCCGGCCAAGGCCAAGCTGATCGCGCTCAAGGTGGCCGGTGCTTTCCACACCGACTACATGGCCCCCGGGGTCACCCGTCTGGCCGAGCTGGCGCCTACCCTGAGTGTGTCCGATCCGGTGGTGCGCTACCTGTCCAACAAGGACGGCGAGGTGGTCGCCGGCGGCGCCGAGGTGCTCTCCCGGCTGGTCGCCCAGGTGGCGAACCCGGTCCGGTGGGACCTCTGCATGGAGACCATCGGACAGCTCGGCGCGACCTGCGTCATCGAGCTCGCCCCGGCCGGCACCCTCACCGGCCTGATCAAGCGCAACGTCAAGGGCGTGGCGACTCTGGCCCTGAAGTCTCCGGCCGACCTGGACAAGGCCCGCGAGCTGATCGCCGAGCACGCCACCGAGGAGCTCTCCGCATGA
- a CDS encoding PucR family transcriptional regulator encodes MERRLAAERAELRAATLKRLEKASGKLATAAIARMDDQLGWYRRMPPEHRSWIGLVAQAGIAAFTEWYRHPEAKQAISTDVFGTAPRELTRAITLRQTVELIRTTIEVMEEAIPEVAAPGDEDGMRQSVLVYAREIAFATAQVYAQAAEARGAWDARLEALVVNSLLSGDADEGLLSRAAALGWGQPSQVRVVMGNAPDGDSEAVVEAIRRAARHARLQVLTGVLGKRLVVVVGGEKEPVHAARALIGQFAPGPVVVGPTVGDLLSATRSAHAAAAGLRACAAWPDAPRPVLADDLLPERALAGDQVARRQLVEEIYTPLDEAGSALLETLSVYLEQASSLEGAARMLFVHPNTVRYRLRRVTDVTGYAPSDVRSAFTLRIALALGRLESAAD; translated from the coding sequence GTGGAGCGACGACTGGCCGCCGAGCGCGCCGAGTTGCGCGCCGCCACCCTGAAGCGGCTGGAGAAGGCGTCAGGAAAGCTCGCCACCGCGGCGATCGCCCGGATGGACGACCAGCTGGGCTGGTACCGCCGGATGCCGCCGGAGCACCGCTCCTGGATCGGCCTGGTGGCCCAGGCGGGCATCGCGGCCTTCACCGAGTGGTACCGCCACCCGGAGGCCAAGCAGGCGATCAGCACCGATGTGTTCGGCACCGCCCCGCGCGAGCTGACCCGGGCGATCACGCTGCGTCAGACCGTGGAGCTGATCCGCACCACCATCGAGGTGATGGAGGAGGCGATCCCGGAGGTCGCAGCGCCGGGCGACGAGGACGGCATGCGCCAGTCGGTGCTGGTCTACGCCCGGGAGATCGCCTTCGCCACCGCCCAGGTGTACGCCCAGGCCGCGGAGGCCCGCGGCGCCTGGGACGCCCGGCTCGAAGCCCTGGTGGTGAACTCCCTGCTCTCCGGGGACGCCGACGAGGGCCTGCTGTCCCGGGCCGCCGCGCTCGGCTGGGGACAGCCCAGCCAGGTGCGGGTGGTGATGGGCAACGCGCCGGACGGGGACAGCGAGGCGGTGGTGGAGGCGATCCGCCGGGCCGCGCGGCACGCCCGGCTGCAGGTGCTGACCGGGGTGCTGGGCAAGCGCCTGGTGGTGGTGGTCGGCGGCGAGAAGGAGCCGGTGCACGCGGCCCGGGCGCTGATCGGCCAGTTCGCGCCCGGCCCGGTGGTGGTCGGCCCGACGGTGGGCGACCTGCTGTCGGCGACCCGCTCGGCGCACGCCGCCGCGGCCGGCCTGCGGGCCTGCGCGGCCTGGCCGGACGCGCCGCGCCCGGTGCTCGCCGACGACCTGCTGCCCGAGCGGGCACTCGCCGGCGACCAGGTGGCGCGCCGCCAGCTGGTGGAGGAGATCTACACACCGCTGGACGAGGCCGGGTCGGCACTGCTGGAGACGCTGAGTGTCTACCTGGAGCAGGCCTCCTCCCTGGAGGGAGCCGCCCGGATGCTCTTCGTCCATCCCAACACCGTGCGCTACCGGCTGCGTCGTGTGACCGACGTCACGGGGTACGCCCCGTCGGACGTCCGTTCGGCGTTCACTCTGCGTATTGCGCTTGCGCTCGGCCGGCTGGAGTCCGCCGCGGACTGA
- a CDS encoding pirin family protein has translation MTDPARPRADLRRTAERYVSEPAAGVLTRHAFSFSEHYDPKNLHFGALLACNEETLAPGAGFDEHRHRDTEILTWVLDGALAHRDTDGHAGVVRPGMVQYLSAGSGVAHTERNVGGADVPVRFVQMWLQPDVFGTDPAYGLRRVPDGDGLTLLASGMTRDADTEALRLRRSDAALWLVTAEPHQALPELPEAPYRYAHLTAGSLGYRTIPGPRGQGRSLDPGDSVRITGEAFAAPMAGEQGAQLLLWEMHSGLTYG, from the coding sequence GTGACCGACCCCGCGCGCCCACGGGCCGACCTGCGCCGCACCGCCGAGCGGTATGTCTCCGAGCCCGCCGCAGGGGTGCTGACCCGGCACGCGTTCTCGTTCTCCGAGCACTACGACCCGAAGAACCTGCACTTCGGCGCGCTACTGGCGTGCAACGAGGAGACCCTGGCCCCCGGCGCCGGCTTCGACGAGCACCGGCACCGGGACACCGAGATCCTCACCTGGGTGCTGGACGGCGCGCTTGCGCACCGTGACACCGACGGTCACGCCGGGGTGGTGCGCCCCGGCATGGTGCAGTACCTGAGCGCCGGCTCCGGCGTCGCGCACACCGAACGCAACGTCGGCGGGGCCGACGTTCCGGTGCGGTTCGTGCAGATGTGGCTGCAGCCGGACGTCTTCGGGACCGACCCCGCCTACGGCCTGCGCCGGGTGCCGGACGGGGACGGCCTGACCCTGCTGGCCTCGGGGATGACCCGCGACGCCGACACCGAGGCGCTGCGGCTGCGGCGCTCGGACGCGGCGCTCTGGCTGGTCACCGCCGAACCGCACCAGGCGCTGCCCGAGCTGCCCGAGGCCCCCTACCGCTACGCCCACCTGACGGCCGGTTCGCTCGGCTACCGCACCATCCCCGGGCCGCGCGGCCAGGGGCGCTCGCTCGACCCGGGCGACAGCGTGCGGATCACCGGGGAGGCGTTCGCCGCGCCGATGGCCGGGGAGCAGGGCGCCCAACTGCTGCTCTGGGAGATGCACTCGGGCCTGACGTACGGCTAG
- a CDS encoding phytanoyl-CoA dioxygenase family protein: MRHVLTAEEIDQFTTAGFVRLRDAFPRELADECREFLWQETGCDPADPSSWTEPVVRLWGYGSEPFQRAATTERLHTAFDQLVGEGRWVPRTGLGTFPIRFPHPADPGDTGWHLDAGYTPDGENGYWLNLRSQGQSLLMLFLFSDVTEADGPTRIKVGSHLDVPRYLAEYGERGVDGFELCARMDQDGRLDAPDREIALATGRAGDVYLCHPFLIHAAQPNRGSTARFIAQPPLVPVGLLELDRADGAHSPVERAVIRGLQPAD; encoded by the coding sequence GTGCGACACGTGCTGACAGCTGAAGAGATCGACCAGTTCACCACCGCCGGATTCGTCCGGCTCCGGGACGCCTTCCCGCGTGAACTGGCGGACGAGTGCCGGGAGTTCCTCTGGCAGGAGACCGGCTGCGACCCGGCCGACCCGAGCAGTTGGACCGAGCCGGTGGTCCGGCTCTGGGGTTACGGGAGCGAGCCGTTCCAACGGGCCGCGACCACCGAGCGGCTTCACACGGCCTTCGACCAGTTGGTCGGCGAGGGGCGCTGGGTGCCGCGCACCGGTCTCGGCACCTTCCCGATCCGGTTCCCGCACCCCGCCGACCCCGGGGACACCGGCTGGCACCTGGACGCCGGCTACACCCCCGACGGCGAGAACGGCTACTGGCTCAACCTGCGGTCCCAGGGGCAGTCCCTGCTGATGCTCTTCCTGTTCTCCGACGTCACCGAGGCGGACGGCCCGACCCGGATCAAGGTCGGCTCCCACCTGGACGTGCCGCGCTACCTGGCGGAGTACGGCGAGCGGGGCGTCGACGGCTTCGAGCTGTGCGCCCGTATGGACCAGGACGGCCGGCTGGACGCGCCGGACCGGGAGATCGCGCTGGCCACCGGGCGGGCCGGGGACGTCTACCTGTGCCACCCGTTCCTGATCCACGCGGCCCAGCCCAACCGCGGCAGCACCGCCCGCTTCATCGCCCAGCCGCCGCTGGTCCCGGTCGGCCTGCTGGAGCTGGACCGGGCCGACGGCGCCCACTCGCCGGTCGAGCGCGCCGTCATCCGCGGCCTCCAGCCGGCCGACTAG
- a CDS encoding alpha/beta fold hydrolase, with protein sequence MRREPVRVTVWQDGTAATDRVLLVHGTLSWGTDCFREQRPLATEFRLELMDRRGFGASPDIEHSDYEVDAEDIAELLGGGAHLVGHSYGAAGALLAAAQLPGSIRSLALIEPSVLHTAEDDVPQIAAALKRIRAAFGEQLEPMSPEEYLCYSTDDYGLPRPEFTPELLRAAASAMAERPAWDAMIPLAPIRAADYPKLVVNGSWETAAPDYRAFIGEALLACGAFVAERIGARRVLVPGAVHAPHQEQPEVVNGLLAELWA encoded by the coding sequence ATGCGACGCGAACCGGTGCGGGTGACGGTCTGGCAGGACGGCACGGCGGCGACCGATCGGGTGCTGCTGGTGCACGGAACGCTGAGCTGGGGCACCGACTGCTTCCGCGAACAGCGCCCGCTCGCAACCGAGTTCAGGTTGGAGCTGATGGACCGGCGGGGCTTCGGCGCCAGTCCTGACATCGAGCACAGCGACTACGAGGTCGACGCCGAGGACATCGCCGAACTGCTCGGCGGCGGCGCCCACTTGGTGGGGCACTCCTACGGCGCGGCCGGAGCATTGCTGGCGGCAGCTCAACTACCGGGTTCCATCAGGTCGTTGGCACTGATCGAACCCTCCGTGCTGCACACCGCGGAGGACGACGTCCCTCAGATCGCGGCGGCGCTGAAGCGCATCCGGGCGGCGTTCGGCGAGCAGCTGGAGCCGATGAGCCCCGAGGAGTACCTGTGCTACTCCACGGATGACTACGGCCTGCCGCGGCCGGAGTTCACACCGGAGCTGCTGCGCGCGGCCGCCTCCGCGATGGCGGAGCGGCCGGCCTGGGACGCGATGATCCCGCTGGCGCCGATCAGGGCCGCCGACTACCCGAAGCTGGTGGTCAACGGCAGCTGGGAGACCGCCGCACCGGACTACCGCGCGTTCATCGGCGAGGCGCTGCTCGCCTGCGGCGCCTTCGTCGCCGAGCGGATCGGCGCCCGCCGGGTCCTGGTCCCGGGCGCCGTGCACGCCCCGCACCAGGAGCAACCCGAGGTGGTGAACGGGCTGTTGGCCGAGCTGTGGGCATAG
- a CDS encoding flavin reductase family protein — MRIDFSPAEIGRDATYRLLTATVVPRPIAWVSTVSADGVANLGPHSFFTISSIEPPIVQFTSVASRDSLRNVLETREFVVNLAPEPLMAEVNASGADFPAEVDEFEAIGLATEPSLRVKPPRVAASPVALECRLHSTITLGDGTLVLGEVVHAAVDESVLVDGHPEMGLLRPLSRLGRNEWGTTVAVTPVDRISYADWYQGKRG; from the coding sequence ATGCGCATCGACTTCAGTCCCGCCGAGATAGGCCGCGACGCCACCTACCGCCTGCTCACCGCCACCGTGGTGCCCCGGCCCATCGCCTGGGTCTCCACGGTGAGCGCCGACGGGGTGGCCAACCTGGGCCCGCACTCGTTCTTCACCATCTCCAGCATCGAGCCGCCGATCGTCCAGTTCACCTCGGTGGCCAGCCGGGATTCGCTGCGCAATGTGCTGGAGACCCGCGAGTTCGTGGTGAACCTGGCGCCCGAGCCGCTGATGGCCGAGGTCAACGCCTCCGGGGCGGACTTCCCGGCCGAGGTGGACGAGTTCGAGGCGATCGGGCTGGCCACCGAACCCTCGCTGCGGGTCAAGCCGCCCCGGGTGGCCGCCTCCCCGGTGGCACTGGAGTGCCGACTGCACAGCACCATCACCCTGGGCGACGGCACCCTGGTGCTCGGCGAGGTGGTGCACGCGGCGGTGGACGAGTCGGTGCTGGTCGACGGCCATCCGGAGATGGGCCTGCTGCGCCCGCTCTCCCGCCTGGGCCGCAACGAGTGGGGCACCACCGTGGCCGTGACCCCGGTGGACCGGATCAGCTACGCGGACTGGTACCAGGGCAAGCGCGGCTGA